The DNA segment TTCTGCCAGTGCGGGTGTGACAAAACAGCCGAGCAGTACAATAGTCAAAATTTTTTTCATCGTGCAGTCCTCTATACTCAATTTTCCCGTCGTTAAGTCGCTCTGACTTTTCCTGCTCTGTAGCAGGAAATTGGGCTATTGGTCCGAGCTTCTGGGCAAAAGTATTTCGAAGCAACTAGCCCCCATTTTTTTATTCACCGGTTGCCTCCTTGATAAAATTGATGGCCATCACACTATGGGGTGTGGTACTTTGGTCGATACAAAGATCTACTGTTTTATCGGTTGCAAGCCCTGCATTTACAGTGGACGTAAGAGTTTGCACGGTTCTGATGGAGTCTGGACTAGACTCGTCAACGAACAGTTGATACACCTCACCAGTATCGTTATTGCCGAAATACACTGCTGCCTTGCCCAAGGTCCCGGTTGCGCTGTTCGCAGGGTAGATATCGCTAATATCAAACTTTTCAATCCATTTGTAATCCGACCCTGTGCACTGCGCTCTGAATGTATTGGATAGCACTGACTGTGCCAGCGCGGGGCTGCACACGCAGGCGAGTAGCGCGCCGACAATGACTTTATTCATGGTTTAATCCTCATTATTGTTGACTTCACGATCAAACAAATCCTGTAGATTCATTTGATCTTCGCTCTTGAACTACGGATCAGTAATTGATTACGCTTGACGTTCAAAATTTTCTGCCGATTCCGGGTCGGCAATGGCTCTTCCCTGTGCCGATTAAACCCACAAAAACTTTTTTATGTGAATTAATCAACTACTTCCGTGAATTTAGACACTGGTGACTGACTCCCCCGATAGTGGTTTTTTACTAAAATGACACATCTTAAAAGCCAGGGCTGCGCAGGTTTCGCCGCACCCTATTGGCATATAAAGCCCATCTGCCTTGTGGCGTTTTACCCGGTTACTCTCGGTTTGTGGTGTGGTTCATACCATCTTAGCAATTCCATTTCTGAAAAATTCCCTGCCTCCAAAGCTTGATAACGAATTTTCACTTATCCTCTTGAGATGAGGAGGTGAGTCTGTGACTATCTTCATTATTCATGTCTGAATTTTATTTCATTTGTAAAATTGCCGATTCAAAAAATAAAATACATAATCTTTGTATATAAAATATAGAAATTTACTTCCATGTCATTCTTTTTTTTTGGATTCGTGAAAAAAGTCTCAAAAATTGATCTTTTGATCAACTGACCATTAAATAAGGGTGAAATTAACGCCAAGCTGGTATTGGCGCTCGAAGCGTAGGCCGTTCGCGGAGGTGTATGTCGAAGTGTACAGTCTAGCCTAGGGCCTGTCTACACTAAACATGATAAACTCTGCGAATGGAAATTTCAAAATCGCATTTCAAAATTATTGAACACCTGCTTCCCGTTCAAAAAGGCAATGTAAAAATCCCTGATATACAGATAATTAATGCCATATTGTATGTCGCCGAGCATGGCTGTAAATGGCGAGGCCTTCCTGAACGATTCGGCAAGTGGTACAGCATTTACATGCGAGCTAATCGCTGGGCCAAGAAAGGGGTTTTAGACCATGTTTTTGTTATTCTGCAAGGTGCAGATGTCGTTAACATCCAAGTTGACACTATTTCACTCGATAGCACTGCGGTAAAAGTACATCCAGATGGTGCAGGAGCATTAAAAAAAACGGTCCACAATCCATTGGAAAATCAAGAGCCGGATGGACAACTAAAATTCACATGGTAGCTGCTGATGATAAAACGGCTGTAATAACCTTTGCACTCTCACCCGGTCAATCCAGGGATGCACCAGAAGGTCGAAGTCTTCTGGAAACCTTAGAAAACTGTGGGTGGGAAGGCGCTAAAGTTCTAATGGACAAAGCCTATGAAGGCGATGAAACACGACAATTGGTATTGGACTTGGGCATGATTCCTGTTTTTCCTCCTAAGGTTAATCGCATCAATCCATGGAAGTACGATCGAAAAATATACAAGAAGAGAAACGAAGTTGAGCGCCTTTTCAGGCGACTGAAAGGGTTCAGAAGAATCTTTAGTCGTTTTAACAAGTTGGACGCAGTATTCAGATTTTTTATCAACTTTTCACTGATCGCTGACAGGATGATTAGTGTAGACAGGCCCTAGCTCATTGCTGGTAAGCTCACGGAGAGGTGCTCTACGCGCTTGTTGGTCTTCCTCCGAGACACAGCAAGGGCAACCACTGATATGTGCGGAACGCGGATATCGGGCGAAGATAGTGTAGGCATTCGCAATGGCGGCTGTTCACGCCGAAGAGGGTAACTGCATAAGCTGACTCAGTAAAAAAGGGACTGCTGGAATGCGGCTTTAAAGACAACGGTTAGCGATAGTAACAGGCCGTGGTTGAGGATCGGGGAAAATCAGTTAACCCTTCTCAGTAAGTGGACACCTGATGATACGTAACCCCCTCCCTGTAGCTACATCGGGTAACTGCCGCCGGTATTAAGGTTCCCTGGCCGCTGGCGCAGCCAGTGGGGTTTGTTGTGCAATTTGAGCAATACAAAGCGTGGCGTGCTCGGTAATCTGTTGGCTTTCGACCTCTGCTGTGTGTGCTGCCTTGTCAAGGCAGCGCTTTAAGGAATTGATGTCCTCTGTTTTCTGGTCGCCTTGTGAGGCGTTTTTTGCCTCTTTCATCATATTGAAAAGCGCAATGGTGGTGATCCAGCGAGCTTCCTCGCTGGCAGACTTCCAGTCAGCCAGCGAGATCGTGGCAGTTATATCGCGAGTTTTTTGTGCATCATGGGATTTCTGAACCCTCTCGAAGAGAAAAAACATTAGCGAAGAAAACAAAAGCAAGCATACAATCAGCATGCCACAGCCGTTGCGGGTTTTATCTGCATTGGTATGCTCGCCGCACTTCTGGCCTGAGCACCCAGGGTTAAGCTTGTGTTTTTTACAAGCCTCACCGGAATCAGTTCTGTTTTTTGGCATTTTTTACCACTTAATCGATCAGATTTTCTGGATAACAGTAAGCACTACGCTGAATAGTTATAAGTAGTGCTTCAACTTGTTGCCCGTTTCTTCAAATCCATGCCATAGGCCTTGAGAAAATACTCTGCAACCTTTCCCTGGCGCATCCAGGACAATATGATCTTTTCCTGATCGGGGCAATCCCGCCAGAAAGCGTTTTGCAGTTTGCCGCTGAAGATAGACTGCATATTCCGCTCAATAAAACTGTACAAAGCCTGGGCGTGTTCTGGTTGCTCCAGTTGTTGCAAATAGAAACTGAGGTCATTTTCTATATGGGAGATCGCACATAACCAGACATCTATCCCCCAAATAGTATCTCCGCCCTTCAATACGTTTACATATTTCTTTCTTGACAGGCCCTGAATAAGGTCTTTTTTTCGCTTATCCCATTGACTGAAGTTGGCTTCAACCATAGCCCCATAGACAATTTCCGGATCTACCCATTCGAGTGCATCTTTCATAAGCAGATCAAACACCCTGGGAAACAGATACATAAAACCATCAATCGAACCAACCGTTTTCAGTGCGGAGCCGGCATAAGTTGCGATTTCATCCGGGGTGATATCCACCAGCCTTTTTGTGGCAAGCACCTTTAACTGTTTTTCACTAATACAGCACTCACAGCCACGTATGGTCCGCGGCGGTTGAAACTCTGAAAAAGCGTGATAAAGGGCTACAGATTCATTCATAGGGTTTCCAAATTACCAACCAGGTGCAGTACCGGTAACAAAGTACGGGGTTTAACCCTGAAAATAAATCACTTGACAAAAAATCGTCAAGCGGCTTTTCATGCATTGGATAGCGCACACTGATGGGAATAAATACGATCCAAGCGTAAGATCGGGCGCTGGGTACAGGAAATGATTGAGCGGCGGGTTCTACCCATCAGGCCCGCTGGTCAGGCCGGCGCGGACCGTTTTAAGCGGGGCTGCCGATAGTATCAGGACGCCCCACTGGCAATAAACCCAATAAAATAGCCACTGCAGTCCCCCAATTCGCCGCGGCAAAAACACAACCGGGCCGCCAATGCGGCCCGGCAAGGGTTGAAAGGCGATCAGGGGGCTACCTGATGCAGGTCATGTTGAGGCGATCGTATTTATTTTTTATAGGAACATGGGGTTCGGAAAGTCCTGGTAACGCTACCAGTGCCACCTGCGGGAGCCGGCACATTGACCTCAAAACTCACCAAACCAGAACCTTCTGGTTTGGCACCTTCACCTTTGGGAGTACTAAAGAAGATCTGAACTTTACTGGGACCATAAGCGCTGGTATTACCTACCACATAGTCCTCTGGCTCCACAACACATTCGTCCGACTCAACCTTAACGGTTGTACCAAAGGGTAACCGCCCGTTGTATACATCAGACAAATAAAAATTATGTCGTTTGATTTCGTTACCTGAAACCTCGACTTTAGAGATAAGGGCAGCACTGCTGCCTTCACCATCAAATAGTGCTCCGTATGGGTTATGCCCGGCTACCAGAATCGTCAACTCATCACTACGCACATGAACCAGTTCTTTAGAGCAGGCACCCACTGCTTCGGCAGCGTCGGAACAAAGCACGCCGTTATAAATGTCATTACCTTTGTCGTAGCCCTTGTTTTCATTCAAGTCCACCATCCTATCCTCGTCACCAGCGACTTGGGGGCAATCAGGATAGCAACTGCCAGCTGTGCCGGAATTACCAAATTCCCCATCTTCGTTGTGGTCCACAAACGCTTCAGGCAAATCTTCAAATTCTTCACCAGCGTCAAACAGCCCATTGGAATTTGCATCTACAAAGCTTTCCTGCCCCAGCGCATATGCCAGGATTGAAGAGCGTCCGCCATAGGGCTGCCCCAGACTTACCGGACAAGGGACATCACCAATTTCCCCAGTGACAGGGCAAACTGAGTTGTGAATAGTTCGAAGCGAAGACGACCCGCCATTATCATCAATGAAGGTATATTTCAGCGGTTGTCGAGGATCCTGGCTTGTCCATTGTACAGAGCATGCACCATCAACAGTAGTACAGGACCCCTCTATGCTCCCGTACTCGGTCCTAAAGCTGATTGCGGTGCCATCGGGAATGGGGTTATTAAAGGAATCAGCAGCAAGAACATTGATGGTTGAGGTTACGTTGTCAATGTTGCCGCCACCCGGATTCAGGACCGTAGCAGACACAGAAAATGAATCCTGGTCCGGTATGCCCGTAGATATCGTCAACTCATTAGACACGGTAGAGGTAATAACCACTCCGTTATCCACAATCGAGGCTTTTACCCGAACCGGCGTCGCTACGGTACCGGAAGAAACCAATACTTTCACATCCCCTGCTGCATCGGTCACGCCAGAGTTGCTGGTAAGGCTTACCCCCCCAATCACCGTCGTCAATTCGAAATTGACATCAACCCCATTGGCTGGCAGGCCATCCTTATTGAAGACCCGAAAAACCAGCGTTGACGTCTCCTTACCCCCACTACCTCGAATAGAAATAATCGCAGGGTCTGCGCTGATAAACTCGATGGAACCTATCTCAGCAGGCGACACTTCAAGCTGGCTACTGGCCGATATACCCGGGTAAGCCGCCAGCGTTGCAGTGACGGTATCCTGGCCTTCACAGCCCTCCGCAGTAAAGGTCGACGTTGCCGTACCATTGGTTGTAGTCACCGGAGAATCCAGGCTGGCAGCAGGGGGTTCGCCCTGGCTGCAATTACTGGAAAATACCACTTCTAACGGCTCAAGGTAGGGTTCACCATCGGGCCCCTGCACAATGACATCAATTGGTGTACTGCCGGTAGAAGACAGCACCGGAGCAACAATCTCCAGGCTGCCCGGTACAAACTGCCCATTGTTAAAATAACCCAGTTGTAAAGCAGGCTCTACGACAGTAAATCTCAGAGGCGAGAAAGGCGCCTGATTGGTACTGGCGGTATCGTAGGTAACAACAATCTCTCCGGCACTGCCAATATCCTGCCCTTCAACATCCAGCTCGATCAGTGCAACACCACTCTCATTGGTCAGTACTTGTCCACTCTCGGGTGTCAAGCTACCCAGGGTTGTGCTGACACTCACGTTACCGGAAACGATAGGATCATTGTTATCTTTGACCGTTACTTGAACATAGACCGGCTCCAGCGGATTGGGATTATCAACCAGTTCACCAGTTTCTATATCGCGCAGCTCTACGGCAATACTATAAGAGCTATCCGGGTCCGGTGTCGCATCGTCCGGAGCGCTAAACCCATTATCGCTACCACCTCCGCCACCACCACAGGCGGCCAGTGAAACTGCAATGGTCAACCACAGAAACCATCGCGAAACGGATTGGTACAGCGTAAGAGTGTGCATCTACTTATCCTTCACAATTTCTTTTGCACCCGGAGGCAACAGCCAGCATCCCCCCAACCGGGTGTGTATAGCCTTTACACGGCCTGATACGTTTTAGTGTTCATAGGCCACTCATACCAGTGAGCAGCCAATTGGTACATCTGTTGGTGTTTGAATAGGAGCCTTCTGTCAAAAAAGTTCTCCAAACCACAAGCCCAACAGACGCAATCGCGCACTATCCTGAAACAGTGCCTTGAATTCAAGTCTTTTTGACTTACTCCCGGAATTTAGCACCATAAGCGCGATGAGATTTCCAGTTCAGTTATCCCAATAACGATCCCAACCTGAAGAAACGCAACACTGAAGAAAAAATCACCAGAGCCATGAAGAAACGCGAGGCTCAAACCAAGGGCCTCAGGAAACTGATGGCTGAGAAGTGACTTGAGATCGAAGCGTGAGTGCACCGCGCTTGAAAAAGTCGCAAAGCCCACTGGACCCAAACCAGTGGCTTCTCACAGGATCCGTCAGAATCCACCCAGTGAACCCGGCACTTGCAAGAGTCAACCACGGTCGCGTTGTCACCAAGGCTGATCAAGCATTCAGAAAGGAACTGTTAGAGCGGGCGATCCGGCACAAGGGTGCGGGTTACCCTATATTGTACGGTTTACTCAACTCCAAAGGTCTCGTTATCAACTACCGTATTGAAGCCTTGGATGGCTTGCACCAGGGAAAGCCAAAGAGAAACATACTCGAGCGGCCCCGACAGCCACCGGCAGTGAGTAAACATACCAGCAAAGCTGGCCAGGCCTAACCTGGCACCAGGGTGCATCGGTTTAGGGTGCGCGCCACAGTGGATCGTTCAATGGCATGGGTGACGACAAGGTTTCCAGAAAGGCGATAAGCTGTGTTATCTGTGTTTCATCCAGCCCCAGGGGTAATATATCAAAGTGGGGCCGGCTCGGATGCTGCTTGCGGTCATAGTAGGGTGGTGTTGGGCGATTGTAGTGTGCCAGCACCTCTTCCAGGGTAGAGAATTGCCCTGCGTGCATATAAGGACCAGTGTGGGCAACATTGCGCAACGTTGGTGTTTTAAATGCGCCCACCAGTTCCCGACCCTGCTTCTTCAAAAAGCGCATTTCCTCGCAGTCATCCGCGCCGGCGTCACTTTGTGCAGAGAGACAGGTAAAGGCGTCGTGCTGTAAGAGCTCTACGCCGGCATAGCGCCCCAGATCCACATTTTCCGGGTCGGCTTCCGGTGCGCCGATATTGTGGAACTCGTAGTTGGTAAACAGGGGGCCATTGTGGCAACTGGCACAGTTGGCGCGCCCCATAAACAGGCGCATCCCGGCCACTTCATCTGCACTCATCAAGCTGGCCAGAATTCGATCATTCCTGTTATCCCGCTGCAGCTGATCCACAAAGCGATCAAAGCGTGCAGGGTGCAGTTTCAATTTTCGCTGGTAGGCCATAATAGCCTTGCCCACTTGACTCACAATGCGATTGACTGCCGCTTTTTGCCTGGCTGTCAGCCTTGGGGTTCTCTTGCGTTTGTTGAGAACGGTTTTCAGGCGCGCCCAATCTGCTCGACTGGAAAAAAGCTGGTCAAAATCGTGCCGATAGTGCTGTCGGATAATGCGCACCAGGCCGAGGCGGTCCAGCCCGTGTTCATTACTATCCTGCAAGGGCCCCAGTGCCTGGGACCAAAGGCTGTCTTTGCGACCATCCCAGAACAACCATGGGCTGTGCGTGGCGCCGAGTATGGTGGGCGCATTGCGCCTGGTGGTGCCCAGTGCGCGGGACCGGGGCAGCCCGTCGGTAAAATACTTGTGCGGCTGGTGGCAACTGGCACAGGCCACCTGACCATTGGCGCTCAGGCGTGTATCGAAAAACAGCCGTTGGCCGAGGGCAGCTGCGCGCGGGTTATCGGCCACAAGGTTATCGGGTGCTGCCGGCAGTGGTGGCAGCGCAGCAAGGGTAAAGCGTTTGAGAAAGGCAATATCTGCGCTGGTGAAGCGATACGTTTCGCCGGCCGATACCAGTTTCGGCGTGCCGCTGAGTAAAAAAAAGAACAGCAACTGAGAAAAAAGCAGTAGTAATCTTGTCACGGTAACGCCTATAGGCGGATATTAAAGGTAACCGCATCATCCTGCTGATTGACACGAATATGAAATGTCATCACCCACCAGCCGGGCATCTGGAACTTGACGCCCTGTACCCGGTATATCCCCGGCGCCATCTCCTCTGTGACACGGGGTTGTGTTGGCAACCCGTGTACATGTCCCGGCATATGCCCTTCAATTGAAATCTCGGCGCCACGCAAAGGCTGGCCATTCAGTTGCGACAGGATCAGTCGCCATTGGTGAATCTGGTTGAGCGGTACCAGCGTGGTAGCTGTTTCCGGCTCTATATGGGCAAAGACACTGAGCTTGCGGGAAATCCGGAAGCTGCTTAGGTTCAGCTCGCCGGGAATATTCTGTCCACTGAGTGCGGGTATCTCCAGGCTCATGTCCGCTGTTGGGGCTCTTGCCTCCGTAGCAACAGCCATATTCATTTTTCCCGGATGAACACTGCGAATATTGGAATTATGCCCTGTGATGTAGCTGTCACTGTCGGCCCCGCGTATCCTGTCGGTTAAACGGATATGAGGCCGCCAAATCTGTATAAAGGCCTTTTCCAACAGCGTGAGCGCATGCCCGCGCTGATCCAATGCCTGATTGCGCAAACGGCTGACTTGCTCCTGCCACAGGGGAATTTCTTCGGCCACAAGATGCATTGTATGTTTAAGCAGTGGCTGATCCCTGCCCTGCGGGAGCGCATGCCATTGCCGCCGCAATTGATTCAAGGATTTACGCAGTCGGTTACTGTGAAGGCTCAGAGATACGGATTCGGCTTGTGCTGCCTCGGCGTTGTGTAATAATTGCTCGCCAATATGAAGCATCGTCTGGCTACTTGCAGCGGGTGTGCCTATTTCGGGGGGTGTATTGCTCTCAATGGCTTTAGCCATCAAGGAAAAAAATAGACACATCGCAATATGGCCGTGCAGGCAGATCACTTTTGCTCGCATCTGAATTTTCCAAAAATTTGAAATTCTCCGGATAGCACGGGCCTCTGACCGGCTGGAAACCAGAGAAGGTATAGCAACCTGTGCGCAGTGCGCACAGGTGCGTTGACTGTTTGCGGCGTATGATTATTGTGAATTCATCACCAACTGGTTTTGAATTGCATTCCAATTCGGGCGCACGACATACAGACCGTTACCGATATCGCTGACAATGATATTGCCACTGGAGAAATAGACATAGCTGCTCCAGGCACCGGAGAACTGTGCGCTGTTTGAACCGGGAATCGTATCAAAATAGGCTACTTCCTGAAGAGATCCCGAGGCGATGTTGGCCGCATCCAGAATGCGCAGACCCGCCCGATAATTACTCTCATACACATAGCCATTGTTGGTATAGAGATTGTGATCTATGGCTCTGGTGGGCCCCACATAGCGCCCTGTTTCAACGGGCCTGTTCAGGTTGCTCACATCAAAAATATAGGAAGTGGTATTTTGCCCCCGCGACGTTTCATCCTGTTCGTCATTCATGATCAGGAAGGTGTGATTGCCATCCAAAAACCATCCCTGATGGGTATATCTGGAGCCCTGATACACTGTGCGCGATAGCTGCAGTGGATTGAGCTTATCGGTCATATCCACAATGGTAATACTGTCCTCATTGTAGCCAACACAAATTTCCCGGCCTACATAAAACGCGTCCGGACCGGCGTAAATAACACACTGGGCATCATGGGTATAACCATCGGATGAAAAACAGCCTGCGTAGCGGGGGTTACTCGGAGTGGAAATATCCACTGTATACAGCCCGCCACTGCATTGATTGCTGCCGACGATATAAGCGTAGCCACTATCCTCGTTGATGGCGATATTGTGCGCGTTACCAAAGCCACCCATATGGGCGGTTTCACGGAGTGTCTGCCCCGGCGAGGGCAGGTTGCGCAAGGTGCGCAAATCAAAAACCTGTAGACCGTGTGTACGGTTACTGAAGCCATCGGCGACAATAAACGCGTGATCGTTATAGACCTTAATATCCCGCCAGGCGCTTGTGCCATTGTTATGGGAGGGCAGAAAACCCAGGTACACCGGTGCATCGGGCACGGTGACATCTACGAATGAAGTGCCGTTGGTCCTGCCCACTATTGCTATCTCAGCACCAGTGAGTGGATCTGAATACCCCCAGATATCGTTTAAATTGGCACTTCCCCCACCCATGCTTGACTTGGAGAAAAAAGCCATCAGGTCGATATTTCTGCACGGATAGCCTCCAGCATTCCCATTCAGGCAAAATTCGACCGATTGTAAATTGGCACTTAGCTGACGTAGCTCCTGTGGCAGCCCGCCATTGTTGCTGTCATCAAATTTGTAATTATCCGGGAACATGGCGCTGTGACCCCAGGCCATATAAGGAATGACCAACAGGACTGCGGCAGCGATATTGCATTTGAAAAATTGGAACATTGCCTGTGACTCCTTGTGTGGTTGGCGATTAAATGCAGCGTGAATGTGCAAATCAACAGCCACCCGCAAAGCAGGTGGTACAGCGAAAACCCCCAGGGGGGCACGGTTAAAGCGCCGCCAATCTCATCTGTTTCTAACGACACCTTTTATGGATTGATGCTGTCTCTACCTTAGAATCCTCTGCCTATCTAAACCAATCGCGCGCAATACGCTCCGGCTCAGAAATACCCGACGGTAAAGCTTTGCTTCACCGGGAAATACGCACGAAATATCTGAACCACTGACTTGCCTTTAAGCACCCACTGTATGCCATGCGATCCACTGCACAGGGAACCTTCACAACAAGGGGATGCGATTTCTTATGGCACAGGCCCCGGCCAGCTCAACTCCTGCTGAGTGTTACAAATCAGGAATATGGCCCGGATCTCTCTGCGTAAAATCCCAAATACCGCCTTTTTGCTATTTTCTGGTATTTATGGGCAAAGACTGTGTGATACCTGCAACAATGCTGGACTCTGCCAATCTCTCATATGGTCTCCCAATAAAACTTGCCGGTTGAAGGAAAACCACACGCTCTACCCTGCACAGCGAACGGTAGAGTCAGGTCAAATCGTACTGCCAGAGGCGGTAGTTGACCTTTTTGTCAATAAGACACGCTGCATCACCAACTGCGGTAATAGGGTGGTGTGTCGTTTGTGCAAAACGTGAAAAAAGTGCCCCGCACACAAAGTGTTGATACACACCTTCACCATCAAGACAGTTTTGACAACACAACCATCAAGCGCCCGAATTAAAGATGCCTGAGATGGTCATGCGGTAATTGCCCAGCAAGTACTTTTGCCGAAGAAAAAACTGATTGGCATTTTCTGGAAGATAACTGAGCATTCTGGCGCCGAATAGCCCCGACGCACTCTTATTTTGTAAGAGTGTTATTATATCATACAACAATGACAATTTAATATTTAGTGGTGGAAATCTGCGCATAATATTGTTACTGCAACATTTGCAATTCCACACAACCCCAGTAATTAAATCGTTTTTATCATTGGTATTACTAGGGCCTGTTCACACTAATTAAAGTATCGACAATAAGCGCAAAGTGAATAAAAAATGTGAAAACGACATCCAGTTTGTCAAAACGAGAGAAAATTCTTCTGAAGCCCTTCAGGCGTCGAAACAGCCTCTCCACTTCATTTCGTTTTTTGTACGCCTCTACGTCGTATTTCCAGGTGCTCATTCGGTTACTCTTCGGTGGCACGACAGGTTCCATGCCCAGATCGAATACCAACTGCCGGGTTTCATTACCCTCGTAGGCCTTGTCCATGATCACTTTGGCACCATCCCAACCGCAGTTCTCAAGGCTTTTCAGCAGCTTTCGGCCCTCCGGAGCGTCTCCAGCCTGCCCCGGTGACAGAGAAAATACTACGGCGCGGTTGTGGTCGGCTGCAACCATATGAATCTTGGTGGTCCATCCTGCTCATGATTTGCCGATAGATTGAGGACCGTTTTTTTAACGCGCCAGTGCCATCTGGATGAACTTTAACAGCCGTAGAATCAAGAGAGATATGATCGACCTGGATATTGATCACATTATTTTCCTGGAGGGCCAGAAAGACCCTATCCAGTACACCTTGCTTGGCCCAACGATTCGCCCGCATGTAGACGCTGTGCCAACGGCCGAATTTCTTCGGCAGACCTCGCCATTTGCAACCATGCTCGGCTATGTAAAGAATGGCGTTCAGCACTTGTAAGTTGGATTTTTCACGTTGCCGCGCTGAAGGGGCAGAAAATCTTCGATAATTTTGTATTGTTGCGCTGTAATTTCCATGAAGGGATTATACAGGATTTAGTGTGAACAGGCCCTAGAAACCTTGAGCACGTGATCAGTCCCCTCGGGTTAAACAGATTCCCAAAGGGCTTGTTGCAAAGGCTTTCATGCATGCAAAACGGATAGGAAAATAAGAACCCTCTCACCAGCGGAGAACATGGTATCAATGGCTTAACTTGAGTGCACAGAGAACGAAATCCCGGCAATTAATTTTAGTGACAGTAATGAATGAAGTAGCATTTTTAAACATGGTGTTCATCCAATCACAGGTATAATTCTCTCCCAGTGAAATGCTTCACCCGTAACCGTATTCGGCGGATAATCAAACATCACCTGTATTTTCACTGTGTCCCAGACGGCTAAAACAGAATTCGGCAATTCAGACATGATCAGGTCAAAGCTGGA comes from the Microbulbifer sp. MI-G genome and includes:
- a CDS encoding choice-of-anchor B family protein — translated: MFQFFKCNIAAAVLLVIPYMAWGHSAMFPDNYKFDDSNNGGLPQELRQLSANLQSVEFCLNGNAGGYPCRNIDLMAFFSKSSMGGGSANLNDIWGYSDPLTGAEIAIVGRTNGTSFVDVTVPDAPVYLGFLPSHNNGTSAWRDIKVYNDHAFIVADGFSNRTHGLQVFDLRTLRNLPSPGQTLRETAHMGGFGNAHNIAINEDSGYAYIVGSNQCSGGLYTVDISTPSNPRYAGCFSSDGYTHDAQCVIYAGPDAFYVGREICVGYNEDSITIVDMTDKLNPLQLSRTVYQGSRYTHQGWFLDGNHTFLIMNDEQDETSRGQNTTSYIFDVSNLNRPVETGRYVGPTRAIDHNLYTNNGYVYESNYRAGLRILDAANIASGSLQEVAYFDTIPGSNSAQFSGAWSSYVYFSSGNIIVSDIGNGLYVVRPNWNAIQNQLVMNSQ
- a CDS encoding IS5 family transposase (programmed frameshift) translates to MEISKSHFKIIEHLLPVQKGNVKIPDIQIINAILYVAEHGCKWRGLPERFGKWYSIYMRANRWAKKGVLDHVFVILQGADVVNIQVDTISLDSTAVKVHPDGAGAFKKNGPQSIGKSRAGWTTKIHMVAADDKTAVITFALSPGQSRDAPEGRSLLETLENCGWEGAKVLMDKAYEGDETRQLVLDLGMIPVFPPKVNRINPWKYDRKIYKKRNEVERLFRRLKGFRRIFSRFNKLDAVFRFFINFSLIADRMISVDRP
- a CDS encoding cytochrome-c peroxidase gives rise to the protein MTRLLLLFSQLLFFFLLSGTPKLVSAGETYRFTSADIAFLKRFTLAALPPLPAAPDNLVADNPRAAALGQRLFFDTRLSANGQVACASCHQPHKYFTDGLPRSRALGTTRRNAPTILGATHSPWLFWDGRKDSLWSQALGPLQDSNEHGLDRLGLVRIIRQHYRHDFDQLFSSRADWARLKTVLNKRKRTPRLTARQKAAVNRIVSQVGKAIMAYQRKLKLHPARFDRFVDQLQRDNRNDRILASLMSADEVAGMRLFMGRANCASCHNGPLFTNYEFHNIGAPEADPENVDLGRYAGVELLQHDAFTCLSAQSDAGADDCEEMRFLKKQGRELVGAFKTPTLRNVAHTGPYMHAGQFSTLEEVLAHYNRPTPPYYDRKQHPSRPHFDILPLGLDETQITQLIAFLETLSSPMPLNDPLWRAP
- a CDS encoding FixH family protein yields the protein MRAKVICLHGHIAMCLFFSLMAKAIESNTPPEIGTPAASSQTMLHIGEQLLHNAEAAQAESVSLSLHSNRLRKSLNQLRRQWHALPQGRDQPLLKHTMHLVAEEIPLWQEQVSRLRNQALDQRGHALTLLEKAFIQIWRPHIRLTDRIRGADSDSYITGHNSNIRSVHPGKMNMAVATEARAPTADMSLEIPALSGQNIPGELNLSSFRISRKLSVFAHIEPETATTLVPLNQIHQWRLILSQLNGQPLRGAEISIEGHMPGHVHGLPTQPRVTEEMAPGIYRVQGVKFQMPGWWVMTFHIRVNQQDDAVTFNIRL